The genomic segment CTTGTTTTATATGATATTATTAGCATTCAGATTTTTACTTTATTCCATTGAATATATTTCTGTATAAAGCAGTTGACACTGGAGTGAAATTACTTTTGTCTTCTGctagattaaaatgaaattaatttttctttctgtAGGCACTTCGATTAAGGTCAAATGAGCTAAAATTGGAGAGGCAATTGGAGAACTCACAAGCTGAAATTTCATCTTTCAAGTATGTATTTTTTAGGTCTAATTATGAAATTTGTCCCTTTATTTTACAGCATCTGAGAAGTTAGTCCCTCTGATTTGTCAGAATGGTCCTCATATTTtatgaaaactaaaaaattaGTCCAATTGAGTAACACTGTTAAACCTTCTTGTTAAACTGAGGTGTTCAGCAACTTATGTGCTAGGAATTAGTAAAAACCAGTAGTAGCATATTTATGTTACAAATAAATTGACCTATATTCAACTTAGGTTACTATTTAAGTTTTGAGTATAGTTTTGGCACAGCATGCAACATGTTAATTTTGCACCATGCATCTGgtgtaattatatgttattttcagTCTTACTAACCTGGATTGTTTTAACAGTTTGTATCATTGGTGCATCCATCAGTTAGTGTTGATTGTTCGATACTACATGATTGCTATGAATCATTTGCAATGTATTGCTTTGGAAGATACCTTGTTGCTTGCTTGGGTATGTTCATTTCAAAGACCTTGAACTTCaaataaagattttatttcttATCTTTGGATCAGCCTTGCACGATATTTCATTTAGTTTACAGTTTCTGTGGTGACATTGTCTTTGTTATTTGCTTTGCTTATGCCATTGAATCTAAATTTTGGACACCcatatattattttcaatgtCATTGAATAGTTATTTCAACACCCTGCTTTTTCATATCTTTACTTTTAAGAATATATAGGTTCTTCTGATGTCTAACATACCATAATCATAATTCCCCTTAATGCACTAAAAGGAATATGCACTACTTTGTTAGTAAGCAAAGTACAGGATGTTGTTGaactttggcctgcaatgcaacaggAAACCAGCAGCAAACCAGCATCCAAGCTGAACCAGATAAGCAGcagcattttgtttattttgttcatttgtaacTTGATTCAGTTGCAATGTAATTTATACTTAAAGTTAGTAGGAGTAGTTGttgatttatgtttgatgttatagcTGGTATGTCAGCTACATTTTGTTTGTAATTCTATATAGGCTTTAGTCATGTATTAGTGGGAGCAGTTATACATTAGTTAACTGTCATATTTCATTATAACATAAAGCTGCTCAAGTCAATGAAAAAGATCTAATTTTTGGAAATCAAATTCAGTTTTCTTCTTGTTCAAACTTCTTtgcatttgtttttctttttctccttagtTTTCTGCTTAAAAAACCAACACATGTAATCCGGACTACTTATGTATATGGGATATTGCTTATTCAAGTAATGAAGTTAATCTTTACATCATCTGGGttactttcttttgttttcttcctctgCTGTCAAAACCCCAACAGATGTGATTTTCAACTCTTCCCTTTAGCATTGATGACCAGCTCAAGGCTCGACATTGCACGTTCTACATGGTGGCCATAGGCTATTTCAGTTAGTAGCCAACGGTTggttttagttttaaagttatttggTGCTAGCAATGTCTTGCATTGAGTTACTGATGTCAAACATTTGAAATAACATGCATTAAGACGTACAGACATTGAGAAAAGGGGTAttgtaaatatttcattaaaaagatTTGAATGAAGAATGAATAGTTCTGTACTTATGTCAAACTTATTTATACATGCTTTTTTTCTCTTCATgtatttggcattatagatctaTTTGTCAGAATTCATAAATTGGTGCTTTCTCAGAAATATGTGAAGCAATGCCCTTAGAAATGTGCATATGTTACTATTAGCTAGTAGCTGCACTTCCTCAGAGTCTTTTATTAGATGCTTTCGTACCAAAGTTCAGCAGTATAACAGTCTGatgccatatatttatttataaataaatcattgcaatatatgaaaaaaaatttaaaatataaaaatttattaatatgtatataaatttattaatatatgtaaaaacaactttttccgaaaatattttcaagaaatctgccaaacaacagaaaatattttatacagattcatcccaacaccagaaaatattttcagtaaatcattttccagaaaagtaaatatattattaattttgaaatattaaataaaataaatttttgaatttttctctagttttaattcatttttaattatttattattgaaaataaatataattgtaataatttttaatcatttattaattttgtaattgttaaataattttaaaaacttctattatatataatttttaatctaatgtccttaaaagtcattttctattttcacctcaccgctacagctgcgtttgaatccaaacacacactccactgctgtttctaatctcactgctacagtatctaatctcaccgctacagtaactaatctcaccgccaccgctatttttaaccTCACTTGAGCTAAACACACCGCTCATCCaaactaagggtgagtttggatgggcgattgggtgcggtgcggtgcggtgcgtttagcttactttttctctcacgctacagtatcgctacagtatctaatctcacctccactgctgtttttacactaaccgcaggtcaACGTACCGCcaatccaaacccaccctaagccTTAGGGGTTTTCTCAGTCTGCTGGAATGGACTACCATGAGATATTTAAGCTTCTTTTGGATACAAATGATCTCCCGTTTCAGTGCCTTTAGATCATTTTTTGAAATCAATCGCGCTGATATTGGTGTTTGGATTTTACCCATTGCCGCACTGGAGTCTTCTCATCATGTTGTAGTATCAGTGGCGCCACTGGAGGTTCTACATGCAGTGAGAATTTGCAACTCCATTTGAAAGATGGAAAGTACCTTTTCATCCAtgctttttactttttcttttatccttttacatctaattttttatttaagattttcaaataatattattgatttaatatatatttaatatatacaatcttcatattaaatttaatatgtatttttaataattaaaaattttaaattatttattattaacttttcaTATCTTGATGTAaaggttttcaatatttttatttattatttattgtatatcatttctaatctgatgtccttaatTTTCATTCTTgccttttacttttcttttcttttaatcaaCGCTCTTTCCTATTTTTTTATAGGATTAgattatcattttcttttttaaaatttgacaataaaataaataattttatatgaataaatatataattaaaaacctaatttctagtaataatgaaacttgttatgtcttatgttattatatttttttaattaaaaatcatccgtttagatactttaaaatttgatccaaatataatgttactatttctgaaaataatatttatcattgttataaaaatatttaactataaacaattaaaaataattatcattttatctaataaataatttaaattaattatataattcattaaaatattggaagatacatttttatattttattaaattaatttataaattcacatattttaataattttaaaaaagtaaaataatttaaaaaacttctattatatatcaattctaatctaatgtccttaatagtcattttttattcttatctcaccgctacagctgtgtttgaatccaaacacacactccaccattgtttctaatctcaccgctacaatatccaatctcaccgctacagtaactaatatcaccgccaccactgtttttaacctcaccggaggtaaacacaccgcccatccaaactaagccttagtCCTGTAATTAAAGCTAATACAGTCAAAACAATACTTGCCTTGGTTGTATCACAGAAATGGAAATTAAGACAGGTAGATATTAATAATGCTTTTTTGGATGGCGATTTAGCTGAGGATGTTTATATGAAACAACCACCTGGATTTGAAATCCGTGATATCAATGGAAATTTGTTGGCTTGCAAATTGAAGAAAGCTTTCTATAGACTAAAGCAGGCTCCAAGAGCTTGGTTTGAGAAGTTGAGAGACTCTCTTCTCCAGCAGCTTCAATTTCGATCATCTCATGCTGACCCATCTTTGGTTTTTAAAAGGTCATCTGTTGGGAGTGTTTTTTTGCTGGTCTACATTGATGGCATTATAATAACTGATGACTCTtgttgtaatagcctgattttcagtgatgtcgaaaatagtggttcgagaccaccaaatcctACAAATgagctcataaattttattatttaatatttatgagccaaatgaggtttttaaaagatttttgaattagtaagtTTGTGGTTATAAGGATTTActagattaattaatttagaaaaagaggtatcgagacctcggtgttataaatcgagctgtaaatatttttataaatatttacagagtgtcaataaggtagtatcaaagtttcgttaggaaattttaacattttggtaggcaattaattaaaaaggactaaattgaaaaaggtgcaaaacttgctaaagtgattaaatagtctACATAGTAAATAAAGGAGGactaaaagggaaaatagacccatatgaatggctgaggcggcatagcatgaaaaaaaatcaaggttttatgtgaaataagggcaaaattgtaaattttgccaaattaaagagaaataaatgggaaATTGAAAATTCTAGACaaattcatcatcattttcagCTCGAAAACAACCATTGAAGAGGGTTTAagctgttttttcatattttagcttcatgtaagtttaattcttgctttttccttgaaatttttatggttttggacttttacaactgggtccaacttactatttcattagtttttgattttgttgaaagttttggaagataccattgaaaatttcatatgattttaattattatatgatgaaattgagatgttgatgggtatttaaaggtattttattaaggaattttggatgaaatcctgtttaagggattaatttgtaaagttgttgaatatatgtgaaattctaaaatttcatggaatttATGGGCTGCTATTGATATATGTGAAAGTATTTAGGCttgaaataagaaataaattacatgaatttcattttccgagcctagggatgaaatcgtcatttgGTAAAAGTATAGGctcaaaatagtaattttgcctaagatgtgactTGGATAGAATTGaatataaattgtattaaattgatgttaaatttactaatatagatctggatagatcaaatacggagctagatcgaggtaaagaaaaAGTGACGAATTAATAGACATCAATTCAtgaacacttgtcgaggtaagttcgtgtaactaaattgtatatatttatatgcttaaatttgaatgttgaatatgtaaattgtataaatgtcatgtATGTTTATATAATTTACCTCATATTCGATAATTCTTGATAAATGAATAAGTCCCGATAAAATGAATGAAACTTGATTAGATACAGGGTTCTGTTTCCCGAAATGGTAATGTTCCTTCATATGTTGCGAACGTACCATAGTTCAAAAGAGCATCCTGttacaagccctctcaagcttcccgttatagtattcttgcgagcttcccattAAATGCTCTTCTAAGCATCCCGACTGATTGTGTTCTGCATATGTTGTAGACACACCCACACTCTTATGGGCGTTCTGTTTATAGGTTCTTTGTGAACCTCTTGTTAAAGTGCTCTTCGGAGCTTTCCGTTAATGCTCGCTTGAACTTTTTGTTATATGGTTATTCGATGCTCTCTATTAAAGTGCTCTTAAGAGCTAcctgatataggctctttgtgagcttcccgttacatggctcaatgagcttcccattatagtGCTTGAGAGAGAGCTTTTTGTTTAAGTGCTCTAATGAGTACTCCcggacatgaattgacggatttctgatttgtacactttatgtgtactacccttgtatccatcgagatttcaaatgattcaacaggtGAAATTCTGACATGAAGACAAgtgaaaatcaaaatgaaataaatatctaaaaaatacatgaaatgcaTGGAACtaggtatttgatgagctcatctttggtattgatatttacatgaaatgatTAACTAACATATTTGATGAGATTATGTGCTTAGGCTATGACCAAGTTGTTTGGAATGCATGAGTATGTTTACTTAGTGTACATATGAATGGTAAGTTTACTTCCCGTTATACGTACTTACTAAGcactaaatgcttactctgtttcatttttTCTGTTCTATAGTACTCGAAAGCttgttgggttggaagcttggcggagatcactcacactatccattggctcaCTTCGGTATATTTATGACATTATTtttggatataatggcatgtataggtttggtTAGCCAAAGTTGGCATACaaatattttggt from the Gossypium hirsutum isolate 1008001.06 chromosome D09, Gossypium_hirsutum_v2.1, whole genome shotgun sequence genome contains:
- the LOC107942557 gene encoding uncharacterized protein — its product is MCLKVSSYVMGSYGVYFCVCRLMISSLFVKMSWHYIDNVLKRGQSSSLLKCNMQMHDWNVMQLMNEHILASEVIGLEEKALRLRSNELKLERQLENSQAEISSFNLYHWCIHQLVLIVRYYMIAMNHLQCIALEDTLLLAWETSSKPASKLNQISSSILFILFICNLIQLQCNLYLKLVGVVVDLCLML